From a single Mobula birostris isolate sMobBir1 chromosome 13, sMobBir1.hap1, whole genome shotgun sequence genomic region:
- the LOC140208183 gene encoding uncharacterized protein translates to MAHQRVHTGERPFTCSDCGKGFTVSSQLLRHQSVHTGEWPFTCSDCGKGFTQSCNLKVHQRVHTGKRPFTCSVCGKGFTCSFNLKVHQRVHTGERPFTCSDCGKEFTQSSQLMVHRRVHTGERPFTCSDCGKGFTESYQLKVHQRVHSGERPFTCSDCGKGFTQSSQLKVHRRIHTGVRPYTCSVCGEGFTKSSAVLRHQSVHTGERPFTCSVCGKGFVESFELKVHQRVHTGERPFTCSDCGKGFIQSSHLKAHQRVHTGERPFTCSDCAKGFTCSPHLLRHQSVHTRE, encoded by the coding sequence atggctcaccagcgagttcacaccggggagcggccgttcacctgctcagactgtgggaagggattcactgtgtcatctcagttactgagacaccagtcagttcacaccggggagtggccattcacctgctcagactgtgggaagggattcactcagtcgtgtaacctgaaggtacatcagagagttcacactggaaagaggccattcacctgctcagtctgtgggaagggtttcacttgctcatttaatctgaaggtacatcagcgagttcacactggagagaggccgttcacctgctcagactgtgggaaggaattcactcagtcatctcaactgatggtacatcggcgagttcacactggggagaggccgttcacctgctcagactgtgggaagggattcactgagtcatatcaactgaaggtgcatcaacgagttcactctggggagaggccattcacctgctcagactgtgggaagggatttactcagtcatctcaactgaaggtacatcggcgaattcacactggggtgaggccgtacacctgctcagtctgtggagaGGGTTTCACAAAGTCATCTGctgtactgagacaccagtcagttcacactggggagaggccattcacctgctcagtgtgtgggaagggattcgtagagtcatttgaactgaaggtacatcagcgagttcacactggggagaggccgttcacctgctcagactgtgggaagggattcattcagtcatctcatctgaaggcacatcagcgagttcacaccggggagagaccgttcacctgctcagactgtgcgaagggattcacttgctcacctcatctactgagacaccagtcagttcacaccagggagtga